The Coffea arabica cultivar ET-39 chromosome 3c, Coffea Arabica ET-39 HiFi, whole genome shotgun sequence genome contains a region encoding:
- the LOC113738129 gene encoding uncharacterized protein isoform X1: MWIVFFFPFNLPFAKNPNFNVLSANRLKVQLSDSAQGTRSPIRHPKRVSSYSGQGLAPALNASHESNCQTSSGAPEFNNCTSGSSENWMVLSVTGDKPAPRSSHAAAVVGNKMVVVGGESGNKLLDDVQVLHFDRFSWSTASSKLYLSPNSLPLKIPACKGHCLVSWGKKVLLVGGRTDPASDKVSVWAFDTETECWAPVEAKGDIPVARSGHTVVRASSVLILFGGEDAKRRKLNDLHMFDLKSFHWLPLHCTGPGPSPRSNHVATLYDDRLLLVFGGASKSKTLNDLYSLDFETMIWMRIKIRGFHPSPRAGCCGVLCGSKWYIAGGGSKKKRHAETVILDILKLEWSVAVASPPSSITTNKGFSLVLVQHKERDFLVAFGGSKKDASDQVEVLIMEKSESSLGRRSTLSKGAGNMISENLLKSTGLAAQPSSTVLNGTVESVARQNIASAVEHGSGRRSLSESLLIDPNSSAGNVSLRKQFHDKEDPTNNVPNFSKGVEQKPRIHDTGSQAYTNVDNYNAKEISSASESGNLETHRRQGSGSFSLDSDDLLFQESDGKAGVSVPSNVHQFHQSYELKLGALIRKNGILEGQLAAAISSRESAEKNLSTAVKSRQEMEKKLADAMKEMELLKEKLAGVELAQEEANSLSNIVHSDNVRLEHDVAFLKAVLDDTQKELHSTRGVLAGERARAFQLQVEVFHLKQRLQSLENRAPTPRKPFHV; encoded by the exons ATGTGGATagttttcttctttcccttcaatctgccttttgctaaaaaccctaactttaaTGTTCTTTCAGCTAACAG ATTGAAAGTTCAACTTTCAGACTCAGCTCAGGGAACTAGAAGTCCCATCAGACACCCGAAACGTGTCAGCAGTTACAGC GGCCAAGGGCTTGCACCTGCACTTAATGCTTCTCATGAGTCAAATTGTCAAACTTCATCTGGTGCACCAGAATTTAACAACTGTACATCAGGAAGCTCAGAGAATTGGATGGTGCTTTCAGTTACTGGAGACAAGCCGGCACCTCGCTCCAGC CATGCAGCGGCTGTGGTTGGGAACAAGATGGTGGTAGTTGGTGGTGAATCAGGAAATAAATTATTGGATGACGTGCAG GTGCTACATTTTGATAGATTTTCCTGGTCTACAGCTTCATCAAAACTCTACCTTTCGCCTAACAGTCTCCCACTCAAAATTCCAGCATGCAAGGGTCATTGTCTG GTTTCTTGGGGAAAAAAGGTACTTCTAGTCGGAGGCAGAACTGACCCTGCTAGTGACAAAGTTTCAG TTTGGGCATTTGACACAGAAACAGAGTGCTGGGCACCAGTTGAGGCAAAGGGAGATATTCCA GTTGCTCGAAGTGGTCATACTGTGGTCAGAGCAAGCTCTGTTCTGATTTTGTTTGGTGGTGAAGACGCTAAAAGGAGGAAGTTAAATGATCTCCACATGTTTGATTTGAAATCTTTTCATTGGCTCCCACTTCATTGCAC AGGACCAGGACCATCACCTAGATCAAACCATGTGGCCACCCTCTATGATGACAGATTGCTTCTGGTTTTTGGTGGAGCATCAAAATCTAAGACATTAAATGACCTGTACTCTCTGGACTTTGAGACG ATGATATGGATGAGAATCAAGATAAGAGGTTTTCACCCATCACCTAGAGCTGGCTGTTGCGGAGTACTTTGTGGAAGTAAATGGTACATTGCTGGTGGTGGAAGCAAGAAGAAAA GGCATGCAGAAACTGTGATACTTGACATTCTAAAGCTTGAATGGTCTGTGGCAGTTGCATCTCCTCCATCTTCTATTACTACAAATAAG GGATTCAGCCTCGTGCTTGTGCAGCACAAGGAAAGAGACTTTCTTGTTGCATTTGGTGGTTCCAAGAAGGATGCATCAGATCAG GTTGAAGTGCTGATTATGGAAAAGAGTGAATCATCACTTGGTAGGAGATCAACTTTAAGTAAGGGTGCAGGAAACATGATATCTGAGAACCTGTTAAAGTCTACTGGCTTGGCTGCCCAACCAAGTAGCACTGTTCTTAATGGGACTGTGGAATCTGTTGCACGACAAAATATTGCATCTGCAGTTGAGCATGGTTCTGGTCGAAGATCGTTGTCAGAGTCCTTACTCATTGATCCAAATTCTAGTGCTGGCAATGTGTCGCTTCGAAAGCAATTCCATGACAAGGAAGACCCCACCAACAAtgtgccaaatttttcaaag GGTGTCGAGCAGAAACCTAGAATTCATGATACTGGATCTCAGGCATACACAAATGTAGATAATTATAATGCTAAAGAAATATCATCTGCATCGGAATCTGGAAACCTGGAAACTCACAGGAGACAAGGAAGTGGAAGCTTTTCACTTGATAGCGATGACCTTCTGTTTCAAGAAAGTGATGGCAAAGCAGGGGTATCAGTGCCTTCCAATGTCCATCAATTCCATCAATCGTATGAATTAAAATTGGGTGCCCTTATAAGAAAGAATGGAATTCTAGAAGGGCAGTTGGCTGCTGCAATCTCCAGTCGTGAATCAGCAGAGAAGAACTTATCCACTGCTGTAAAAAGTAGAcaggaaatggaaaaaaaattagccGATGCCATGAAGGAGATGGAGTTGCTTAAAGAGAAGTTAGCTGGTGTGGAATTGGCACAGGAAGAGGCCAATAGCCTATCCAATATTGTCCATTCAGACAATGTCAGGCTTGAGCATGATGTGGCTTTCCTTAAGGCAGTCTTGGATGATACCCAAAAG GAACTACATTCAACTAGAGGTGTCCTTGCTGGAGAAAGAGCAAGAGCATTCCAGTTACAG GTAGAAGTTTTTCACTTAAAACAGAGATTACAGTCACTGGAGAATCGAGCACCAACTCCCAGAAAACCTTTTCATGTTTAG
- the LOC113738129 gene encoding uncharacterized protein isoform X2 translates to MFGFSRRRMKLGRLKVQLSDSAQGTRSPIRHPKRVSSYSGQGLAPALNASHESNCQTSSGAPEFNNCTSGSSENWMVLSVTGDKPAPRSSHAAAVVGNKMVVVGGESGNKLLDDVQVLHFDRFSWSTASSKLYLSPNSLPLKIPACKGHCLVSWGKKVLLVGGRTDPASDKVSVWAFDTETECWAPVEAKGDIPVARSGHTVVRASSVLILFGGEDAKRRKLNDLHMFDLKSFHWLPLHCTGPGPSPRSNHVATLYDDRLLLVFGGASKSKTLNDLYSLDFETMIWMRIKIRGFHPSPRAGCCGVLCGSKWYIAGGGSKKKRHAETVILDILKLEWSVAVASPPSSITTNKGFSLVLVQHKERDFLVAFGGSKKDASDQVEVLIMEKSESSLGRRSTLSKGAGNMISENLLKSTGLAAQPSSTVLNGTVESVARQNIASAVEHGSGRRSLSESLLIDPNSSAGNVSLRKQFHDKEDPTNNVPNFSKGVEQKPRIHDTGSQAYTNVDNYNAKEISSASESGNLETHRRQGSGSFSLDSDDLLFQESDGKAGVSVPSNVHQFHQSYELKLGALIRKNGILEGQLAAAISSRESAEKNLSTAVKSRQEMEKKLADAMKEMELLKEKLAGVELAQEEANSLSNIVHSDNVRLEHDVAFLKAVLDDTQKELHSTRGVLAGERARAFQLQVEVFHLKQRLQSLENRAPTPRKPFHV, encoded by the exons ATGTTTGGATTTTCAAGGAGAAGAATGAAGCTTGGAAG ATTGAAAGTTCAACTTTCAGACTCAGCTCAGGGAACTAGAAGTCCCATCAGACACCCGAAACGTGTCAGCAGTTACAGC GGCCAAGGGCTTGCACCTGCACTTAATGCTTCTCATGAGTCAAATTGTCAAACTTCATCTGGTGCACCAGAATTTAACAACTGTACATCAGGAAGCTCAGAGAATTGGATGGTGCTTTCAGTTACTGGAGACAAGCCGGCACCTCGCTCCAGC CATGCAGCGGCTGTGGTTGGGAACAAGATGGTGGTAGTTGGTGGTGAATCAGGAAATAAATTATTGGATGACGTGCAG GTGCTACATTTTGATAGATTTTCCTGGTCTACAGCTTCATCAAAACTCTACCTTTCGCCTAACAGTCTCCCACTCAAAATTCCAGCATGCAAGGGTCATTGTCTG GTTTCTTGGGGAAAAAAGGTACTTCTAGTCGGAGGCAGAACTGACCCTGCTAGTGACAAAGTTTCAG TTTGGGCATTTGACACAGAAACAGAGTGCTGGGCACCAGTTGAGGCAAAGGGAGATATTCCA GTTGCTCGAAGTGGTCATACTGTGGTCAGAGCAAGCTCTGTTCTGATTTTGTTTGGTGGTGAAGACGCTAAAAGGAGGAAGTTAAATGATCTCCACATGTTTGATTTGAAATCTTTTCATTGGCTCCCACTTCATTGCAC AGGACCAGGACCATCACCTAGATCAAACCATGTGGCCACCCTCTATGATGACAGATTGCTTCTGGTTTTTGGTGGAGCATCAAAATCTAAGACATTAAATGACCTGTACTCTCTGGACTTTGAGACG ATGATATGGATGAGAATCAAGATAAGAGGTTTTCACCCATCACCTAGAGCTGGCTGTTGCGGAGTACTTTGTGGAAGTAAATGGTACATTGCTGGTGGTGGAAGCAAGAAGAAAA GGCATGCAGAAACTGTGATACTTGACATTCTAAAGCTTGAATGGTCTGTGGCAGTTGCATCTCCTCCATCTTCTATTACTACAAATAAG GGATTCAGCCTCGTGCTTGTGCAGCACAAGGAAAGAGACTTTCTTGTTGCATTTGGTGGTTCCAAGAAGGATGCATCAGATCAG GTTGAAGTGCTGATTATGGAAAAGAGTGAATCATCACTTGGTAGGAGATCAACTTTAAGTAAGGGTGCAGGAAACATGATATCTGAGAACCTGTTAAAGTCTACTGGCTTGGCTGCCCAACCAAGTAGCACTGTTCTTAATGGGACTGTGGAATCTGTTGCACGACAAAATATTGCATCTGCAGTTGAGCATGGTTCTGGTCGAAGATCGTTGTCAGAGTCCTTACTCATTGATCCAAATTCTAGTGCTGGCAATGTGTCGCTTCGAAAGCAATTCCATGACAAGGAAGACCCCACCAACAAtgtgccaaatttttcaaag GGTGTCGAGCAGAAACCTAGAATTCATGATACTGGATCTCAGGCATACACAAATGTAGATAATTATAATGCTAAAGAAATATCATCTGCATCGGAATCTGGAAACCTGGAAACTCACAGGAGACAAGGAAGTGGAAGCTTTTCACTTGATAGCGATGACCTTCTGTTTCAAGAAAGTGATGGCAAAGCAGGGGTATCAGTGCCTTCCAATGTCCATCAATTCCATCAATCGTATGAATTAAAATTGGGTGCCCTTATAAGAAAGAATGGAATTCTAGAAGGGCAGTTGGCTGCTGCAATCTCCAGTCGTGAATCAGCAGAGAAGAACTTATCCACTGCTGTAAAAAGTAGAcaggaaatggaaaaaaaattagccGATGCCATGAAGGAGATGGAGTTGCTTAAAGAGAAGTTAGCTGGTGTGGAATTGGCACAGGAAGAGGCCAATAGCCTATCCAATATTGTCCATTCAGACAATGTCAGGCTTGAGCATGATGTGGCTTTCCTTAAGGCAGTCTTGGATGATACCCAAAAG GAACTACATTCAACTAGAGGTGTCCTTGCTGGAGAAAGAGCAAGAGCATTCCAGTTACAG GTAGAAGTTTTTCACTTAAAACAGAGATTACAGTCACTGGAGAATCGAGCACCAACTCCCAGAAAACCTTTTCATGTTTAG